A single genomic interval of Terriglobus albidus harbors:
- a CDS encoding aspartate aminotransferase family protein, producing the protein MDLASIQAAEKKFLLETYERNPVMFVSGKGVYLRDSEGNDYLDLLSGIGVSALGYGHPAIENAIAEQSKKLLHTSNLFFHEGTATLALKLTELTGMDRVFFCNSGTEAWEAALKLARAHAGVLREEGKTIGTKFLALEHSFHGRTMGSVATTHKDKYREPFAPVMPDVEFVRFNDIEDLKAKFSNDVCGICIEVLQGEGGIHPVSKEFFAAARALCDSTGALLLADEIQSGMGRTGKWTAYQHFGIQPDITTLAKPLAGGLPMGAMLCNEEAARAMKPGLHGTTFGGGPLACAVATAVIDEIENSGLLAHVTEVGNYFMGQLKGLAVKHPEIISVRGIGMMIGAEINDAELAKQVAKQMTDRRILINRTSETVLRFLPPYLIEKKHVNIAVSALDEILRQAKEATTPALAGEAAHG; encoded by the coding sequence ATGGACCTTGCATCGATTCAGGCAGCGGAGAAGAAGTTCCTGCTTGAGACCTACGAACGCAACCCGGTGATGTTTGTAAGCGGCAAGGGCGTCTATCTGCGCGACAGCGAAGGCAACGACTACCTGGACCTGTTGAGCGGTATCGGCGTTTCGGCCCTGGGATATGGGCATCCGGCGATTGAAAATGCGATCGCAGAGCAGTCGAAGAAGCTGCTGCACACCTCGAACCTGTTCTTTCATGAAGGCACCGCCACACTCGCGCTCAAACTGACGGAGCTGACCGGTATGGACCGGGTCTTCTTCTGCAACTCCGGCACTGAAGCCTGGGAGGCGGCGCTGAAGCTCGCCCGCGCCCACGCCGGCGTACTGCGCGAAGAGGGCAAGACGATCGGAACGAAGTTCCTCGCCCTGGAGCACAGCTTCCATGGCCGGACGATGGGATCGGTCGCCACAACGCATAAGGACAAGTACCGCGAGCCTTTCGCTCCGGTGATGCCCGATGTTGAGTTCGTGCGCTTTAACGACATTGAGGATCTGAAGGCAAAGTTCTCCAACGATGTCTGCGGCATCTGCATTGAGGTGCTGCAGGGCGAGGGTGGCATTCACCCCGTCTCGAAGGAGTTCTTCGCGGCGGCGCGCGCGCTGTGCGACTCGACCGGCGCTCTGCTGCTGGCCGACGAGATTCAGAGCGGCATGGGCCGGACCGGCAAGTGGACGGCATACCAGCACTTCGGTATTCAGCCTGACATTACGACCCTGGCAAAACCGCTGGCAGGCGGCCTGCCAATGGGCGCCATGCTTTGCAACGAAGAAGCCGCCCGTGCCATGAAGCCTGGTCTGCACGGAACCACTTTTGGCGGTGGTCCACTGGCCTGCGCGGTGGCTACGGCAGTAATCGATGAGATCGAGAACTCAGGCCTTCTGGCGCATGTGACCGAGGTCGGCAACTACTTCATGGGGCAGTTGAAGGGCCTTGCCGTAAAGCATCCTGAAATCATCTCGGTACGTGGTATCGGTATGATGATCGGCGCGGAGATCAACGATGCGGAGCTGGCAAAGCAGGTTGCCAAGCAGATGACGGACCGTCGCATTCTGATCAACCGCACCAGCGAGACGGTATTGCGGTTCCTTCCGCCTTACCTGATCGAAAAGAAACATGTAAACATTGCAGTAAGCGCTCTGGACGAGATTTTGAGGCAGGCTAAGGAGGCAACGACTCCAGCGCTTGCCGGTGAGGCAGCCCATGGATAA
- the argB gene encoding acetylglutamate kinase, with the protein MKYVVKLGGAGLENEKLRMDCARAIVELAKDGHQVAVVHGGGVQLTKTLAALGKKSEFIHGLRVTDAETRDAALMVLAGRVNKSLVAALGQLGQQAVGLAGGDGNVFRARKKKTNPDLGFVGEIAATDPTWLDAIWKMGAIPVISSIALGFDGEYYNVNADEMASAAAVATRADALVFLTDVPGVKGADGAVMRWLSLKEIPQLEKSQVISGGMLPKLKACKDALLGGVKRVRILPAEAAFVLPDLVHTRVNDGTEVMVA; encoded by the coding sequence GTGAAGTACGTCGTGAAATTGGGCGGTGCGGGCCTGGAGAACGAGAAATTGCGGATGGATTGCGCGCGCGCCATCGTGGAGCTGGCCAAGGATGGCCACCAGGTGGCCGTAGTGCATGGCGGCGGTGTACAGCTAACCAAGACGCTGGCGGCTCTGGGCAAGAAGAGTGAGTTTATCCATGGACTGCGCGTTACCGACGCGGAGACCCGCGATGCTGCCCTGATGGTGCTGGCGGGCCGCGTCAACAAGTCGCTGGTGGCGGCTCTGGGCCAACTCGGCCAACAAGCCGTCGGCCTCGCCGGCGGTGATGGCAATGTCTTCCGTGCACGGAAGAAGAAGACCAACCCGGATCTGGGTTTTGTCGGCGAGATCGCCGCGACCGATCCAACGTGGCTGGATGCGATCTGGAAGATGGGAGCCATCCCAGTTATCTCATCCATTGCTTTAGGTTTTGACGGTGAGTACTACAACGTAAATGCAGATGAGATGGCCTCGGCTGCCGCCGTTGCCACTCGGGCTGATGCCCTGGTTTTCCTGACCGACGTTCCCGGAGTGAAGGGAGCGGACGGAGCTGTGATGCGATGGCTCTCGTTGAAGGAGATTCCCCAGCTCGAGAAGAGCCAGGTGATCTCCGGTGGGATGCTGCCCAAGCTGAAGGCGTGCAAGGATGCGCTTCTGGGCGGTGTAAAGCGAGTTCGAATTTTGCCGGCGGAGGCAGCATTCGTGTTGCCGGACCTCGTCCATACACGAGTCAACGACGGTACAGAAGTGATGGTGGCGTAG
- the argC gene encoding N-acetyl-gamma-glutamyl-phosphate reductase: MTTATEVKTELTATTGGVRTALAGVSGYAGGELARLLLKHPRLQETRPIFIGREATTLSELQPHLYAIDEQELPVVPYPTWSELKAAGVEIIFLATPHEQSREWVPQILNAGLRVVDLSGAWRLKSASNRAVYKLHDADAELAAKLDAEAVFGCPELHHDAIRNARLVANPGCYATSIILALRPLVAAGLVDIEHGIVCDAKSGVSGAGKAPTAKTHFMHAADNLSAYAVFGHRHTGEVLEQVGLPAEALQFTPHLLPIPRGILSTIYLRLKSRMDKAAVEQVFREFYAGHPLVRIFKAGSLPQIQYIVRTNYCDLGFELAADGRRMVLVSCLDNLLKGAAGQAVENMNVMCGWKEEEGLL, encoded by the coding sequence ATGACGACGGCGACAGAGGTAAAGACGGAGTTGACGGCAACGACGGGCGGCGTACGCACAGCACTTGCGGGCGTTAGCGGCTATGCCGGCGGAGAGCTGGCAAGGCTGCTACTGAAGCACCCCCGGTTACAGGAGACCAGGCCCATTTTTATTGGCCGCGAGGCCACCACACTGAGCGAGCTTCAGCCGCATCTTTACGCCATTGACGAGCAGGAATTGCCTGTAGTTCCCTACCCCACCTGGAGCGAGCTGAAGGCCGCCGGCGTGGAGATCATCTTTCTGGCGACTCCGCATGAGCAGTCGCGGGAGTGGGTACCGCAGATTCTGAATGCCGGTCTTCGCGTGGTGGATCTGAGCGGCGCCTGGCGGCTGAAGTCGGCCTCCAACCGGGCGGTCTATAAGCTGCACGATGCCGATGCGGAGCTGGCGGCGAAGCTGGATGCCGAAGCAGTCTTCGGCTGTCCGGAGCTGCATCATGACGCCATCCGCAATGCGCGGCTGGTCGCCAACCCTGGCTGTTATGCCACCAGCATTATTTTGGCGCTGCGGCCGCTGGTTGCCGCGGGGCTGGTGGATATCGAACATGGCATCGTCTGCGACGCCAAGAGTGGCGTGAGCGGCGCCGGCAAAGCTCCGACAGCAAAGACACACTTTATGCATGCCGCCGACAACCTGAGTGCTTATGCCGTCTTCGGACACCGCCACACGGGCGAGGTTCTGGAGCAGGTAGGCCTGCCGGCAGAGGCGCTGCAGTTCACGCCGCACCTGCTGCCGATTCCCCGCGGCATTCTGTCGACGATCTATCTGCGGCTGAAGTCCCGGATGGACAAGGCTGCCGTGGAACAGGTCTTCCGGGAGTTCTATGCCGGCCATCCCCTGGTGCGGATCTTCAAGGCCGGGAGCCTGCCACAGATCCAGTACATAGTACGGACGAACTACTGCGATCTGGGATTTGAACTTGCGGCAGACGGCCGGCGCATGGTGCTGGTGAGCTGTCTCGACAATTTGCTGAAGGGCGCGGCCGGACAAGCCGTGGAAAACATGAACGTGATGTGTGGATGGAAGGAAGAGGAGGGCCTGCTGTGA
- a CDS encoding arginine repressor, whose amino-acid sequence MKQQRHSAIRELLVTATVTSQDELRRKLAKRGFNVTQATLSRDMRELNLYKGPNGYTLANSAVAEDDRSPEINDLLKSFGLEVRQAMNQVVIITTTGGAQPVAAGLDYEDWDEIVGTIAGDDTVLVICGDIEQAKTITARIAELIR is encoded by the coding sequence ATGAAACAACAACGGCACAGTGCAATTCGAGAGCTCCTGGTGACGGCGACAGTCACCAGCCAGGATGAGCTGCGCAGAAAGCTGGCCAAGCGCGGTTTCAACGTCACGCAGGCGACCTTGTCCCGGGACATGCGCGAGTTGAACCTCTACAAGGGCCCGAACGGGTATACGCTCGCCAATTCCGCAGTAGCCGAAGATGACCGCTCTCCAGAGATCAATGACCTGTTGAAGAGCTTCGGTCTGGAGGTACGACAGGCGATGAACCAGGTCGTCATCATCACGACGACTGGTGGAGCCCAGCCCGTAGCTGCCGGCCTGGATTATGAAGACTGGGACGAAATTGTAGGAACCATTGCCGGGGACGATACGGTGCTGGTGATTTGCGGCGATATCGAGCAGGCCAAAACCATAACCGCGCGGATTGCGGAGCTGATTAGATAA
- a CDS encoding glutamate synthase-related protein translates to MSVPSLLDSRFDHDSCGVGFVAQVSATPSYDILAKALTALARLAHRGAVAADGKSSDGVGIMAAVPRALLLEELKLDLPADKPLAVGMCFLPVDSAKTEAAIVRSLELQSFKVLAWRTVPTRPETLGEIALSTMPVIKQVIATTDDTSTDVERRLYLARKKFDGFLASGEADGYLCSLSTQTIVYKSMCAGRLLPEFFPDLANQAFVTSFALFHQRYATNTTPTWHRAQPCRALAHNGEINTVWGNRARMAARDATLPDECKPILTQGGSDSTSLDETVELLRYNGRTLPESLRMLVPPAYTAKPSSFLQYHVDMAEPWDGPAALGFADGKVVGAALDRNGLRPSRYAVTNTGVVVAGSEAGLVDLDPNTVIESGRLGPGEMFVVDLIEHKVLHNDELFDLFDADPTYQQLLAEQTPLVKADISDTPDLKSLLPIHLAFGYTKEEVRMILAPMATEGKDPVWSMGDDTPLAFLAKAPRPLYAYFRQRFAQVTNPAIDPLREACVVSLHTRLGPWSHMLDKHAPLPGISLFSPFLSLGQAAALREHKYDHAANLKTVELPCRFDVTTTLEAGLEAVGKQAVSLVRNGAGILLLTDRGASAASLPIPMAMATAYVNEVLVKAGLRASVGIAVEAGDCRDIHHAAVLIGYGAGAVCPWLALESGRALTPAGTDPYESEKKMLKALDTGLAKIMSKMGVSVVDSYRSAHLFDILGLHNSVVDKCFPETPAPISGIGFAEIEQQLRKLWGAELATDLTDPGWVKFRRADGTEPHGWAPPLVKELQTVVGSARNVPAAADPAAAFQMYTQNVANREPAFLRDLLEIRPAGPELPVSAVEAPEKMYRRFIASAMSLGSLSPEAHSTITLAMNTLGGKSNTGEGGEDPGVYKPSPAVSSFRTPGGGVVTMARNESEGSVAVAEPIVAAPAIHGLLNNKIKQVASGRFGVTAEYLANAEEIEIKVAQGAKPGEGGQLPGHKVSGLIARLRHAQPGVPLISPPPHHDIYSIEDLAQLIHDLKHVNPRAAVGVKLVSSCGVGTVAAGVAKAYADYIVIAGNTGGTGAAALSSIKYAGNPWELGLAEAQQVLIENGMRGRVRLRTDGGLSTARDILVAALLGADEFAFGTAVLVTLGCDMARQCHLNSCPTGIATQKPELRAKFRGKPEHVVQFFQQLASEVQQLLARYGLPSLEAATGRADLLEQVRFDGGLDLKPMLAVPTEGGAVRWQGGRNDRPVSRPAVDEAWVAPAIDAAKQGMPYRVHSDVANRDRAIGARIAGELALLKSRSESPLPRPDITLNLNGTAGQSFGCFAVDGMKLILEGQANDFVGKGLAGGEIILRARGLAAQDSGHHVILGNVALYGATSGTLFAAGRAGERFAVRNSGATAVVEGIGDHGCEYMTGGMAVILGKTGINFGAGMTGGIAWVYDADGSFMATKRCHEEFLAPETFEQAGEHAQMQLHELIEAHVERSNSSLAKTLLADWANASQKFIRLVPKPQA, encoded by the coding sequence ATGTCAGTGCCCTCGCTTCTCGACTCTCGCTTTGACCATGACTCCTGCGGCGTTGGTTTCGTCGCTCAGGTGTCTGCCACGCCGTCGTATGACATTCTGGCCAAAGCCCTGACCGCCCTTGCCCGTCTCGCCCATCGCGGCGCGGTTGCGGCCGACGGCAAATCGTCGGATGGCGTAGGCATTATGGCGGCGGTACCGCGCGCGCTGCTGCTGGAAGAGCTGAAACTGGACCTTCCGGCGGACAAGCCTCTGGCCGTTGGCATGTGCTTCCTGCCGGTGGATTCGGCCAAAACGGAGGCCGCCATTGTCCGCTCGTTGGAGCTTCAGTCGTTTAAGGTCCTGGCGTGGCGTACGGTGCCGACCCGTCCGGAGACGCTGGGTGAGATCGCCCTCTCCACCATGCCTGTCATCAAGCAGGTAATCGCCACCACCGACGACACCTCCACGGACGTGGAGCGTCGCCTGTACCTGGCGCGCAAGAAGTTTGACGGCTTCCTGGCTTCGGGTGAGGCCGATGGATATCTTTGTTCGCTCTCGACCCAGACCATCGTCTACAAGTCGATGTGCGCCGGCCGTCTGCTGCCCGAATTCTTTCCCGATCTGGCCAATCAGGCCTTTGTGACGTCCTTCGCGCTCTTCCATCAGCGCTACGCCACCAACACCACGCCGACCTGGCACCGCGCACAGCCTTGTCGCGCCCTGGCGCATAACGGCGAGATCAACACCGTCTGGGGCAACCGTGCCCGCATGGCTGCGCGGGATGCCACACTGCCTGATGAGTGCAAGCCGATTCTGACGCAGGGCGGTTCCGATTCCACGTCTCTTGACGAGACCGTCGAGCTGCTTCGCTACAACGGCCGTACGCTGCCTGAGTCCCTTCGCATGCTGGTGCCGCCGGCCTACACCGCGAAGCCCTCTTCCTTCCTGCAGTACCACGTCGATATGGCTGAGCCCTGGGACGGCCCTGCTGCGCTCGGCTTTGCCGATGGCAAGGTCGTTGGTGCGGCCCTTGACCGTAACGGTCTTCGCCCCTCGCGCTATGCCGTCACTAATACCGGTGTCGTCGTGGCTGGATCGGAGGCAGGCCTGGTCGATCTCGATCCCAACACGGTGATCGAGTCCGGACGTCTAGGGCCTGGTGAGATGTTCGTTGTCGATCTGATCGAGCACAAGGTGCTGCACAACGACGAGCTCTTCGATCTGTTCGATGCAGATCCGACCTACCAGCAGCTTCTCGCCGAGCAGACCCCCCTGGTCAAGGCCGACATCTCCGATACACCCGACCTGAAGTCGTTGCTGCCGATTCACCTTGCCTTTGGCTACACCAAGGAAGAGGTCCGCATGATCCTCGCGCCGATGGCGACCGAGGGTAAGGATCCGGTATGGTCGATGGGCGACGATACGCCGCTCGCGTTTCTGGCAAAGGCTCCGCGTCCTCTCTACGCTTACTTCCGCCAGCGTTTCGCCCAGGTAACCAACCCGGCGATCGATCCGCTGCGCGAGGCCTGCGTGGTTTCGCTGCATACGCGTCTCGGTCCGTGGTCACATATGCTGGACAAACATGCTCCGCTGCCGGGTATCTCGCTGTTCTCGCCCTTCCTCTCGCTGGGACAGGCCGCTGCGCTGCGTGAGCACAAGTACGATCATGCCGCCAATCTGAAGACGGTTGAGCTGCCGTGTCGCTTCGATGTAACTACGACCCTCGAAGCCGGCCTCGAAGCCGTCGGTAAGCAGGCTGTGAGCCTGGTGCGCAACGGCGCCGGCATTCTGCTGCTGACCGACCGCGGGGCTTCGGCCGCCTCGCTGCCGATCCCCATGGCGATGGCTACCGCCTACGTCAATGAGGTTCTGGTCAAAGCTGGTCTGCGAGCCAGCGTGGGTATCGCTGTAGAAGCAGGAGACTGTCGCGACATTCACCACGCCGCCGTCCTTATCGGCTACGGCGCAGGTGCAGTCTGTCCGTGGCTGGCCCTCGAAAGCGGCCGGGCTCTTACTCCCGCCGGAACCGACCCCTACGAGTCCGAGAAGAAGATGCTCAAGGCGCTCGATACGGGACTGGCCAAGATCATGTCGAAGATGGGTGTCTCTGTCGTCGACTCCTACCGCTCGGCCCACCTCTTCGACATCCTCGGTCTGCACAACAGTGTCGTCGACAAGTGCTTCCCGGAGACGCCGGCTCCTATTTCGGGTATCGGCTTTGCCGAGATCGAGCAGCAGCTTCGCAAGCTTTGGGGTGCAGAGCTGGCGACGGATCTTACCGATCCGGGCTGGGTTAAGTTCCGCCGCGCCGACGGTACTGAGCCGCACGGCTGGGCTCCTCCGCTGGTGAAGGAGTTGCAGACGGTTGTAGGTTCGGCCCGTAACGTTCCCGCCGCTGCCGACCCCGCTGCCGCCTTCCAGATGTATACGCAGAACGTCGCCAACCGCGAACCCGCCTTCCTCCGTGATCTGCTGGAGATTCGTCCTGCAGGACCGGAGCTTCCGGTAAGTGCGGTAGAGGCGCCGGAAAAGATGTACCGCCGCTTCATCGCGTCGGCCATGTCGCTCGGTTCGCTGAGCCCCGAGGCCCACTCGACCATCACGCTGGCCATGAATACCCTCGGCGGTAAGTCCAACACGGGTGAGGGTGGAGAAGACCCCGGCGTCTACAAGCCGAGCCCGGCTGTCTCCAGCTTCCGCACGCCCGGCGGTGGTGTCGTTACCATGGCCCGCAACGAGAGCGAGGGCAGCGTCGCCGTCGCCGAGCCGATCGTTGCGGCTCCAGCGATCCACGGTCTGCTGAATAACAAGATCAAGCAGGTTGCCAGCGGACGCTTTGGCGTTACGGCCGAGTATCTGGCTAACGCTGAGGAGATCGAGATCAAGGTCGCCCAGGGCGCCAAGCCCGGTGAGGGCGGACAGTTGCCCGGACACAAGGTCTCGGGCCTGATCGCTCGTCTGCGCCATGCGCAGCCGGGTGTGCCGCTGATCTCTCCGCCTCCGCACCACGACATCTACTCGATTGAGGACCTGGCACAGCTCATTCACGACCTGAAGCACGTCAATCCGCGTGCGGCTGTCGGAGTGAAGCTGGTCTCCTCCTGTGGAGTTGGAACGGTAGCCGCGGGTGTGGCCAAAGCATATGCCGATTACATCGTGATCGCCGGCAATACCGGCGGTACCGGTGCAGCGGCGCTATCGTCGATCAAGTATGCGGGTAATCCGTGGGAGCTTGGTCTGGCCGAAGCCCAGCAGGTGCTGATCGAAAACGGTATGCGTGGACGCGTCCGTCTGCGTACCGACGGTGGTCTCTCGACGGCTCGCGACATCCTGGTCGCTGCGCTTCTCGGAGCGGACGAGTTTGCCTTCGGAACGGCAGTGCTGGTGACTCTGGGCTGCGATATGGCGCGCCAGTGCCACCTGAACTCCTGCCCGACCGGCATTGCTACGCAGAAGCCTGAACTCCGCGCGAAGTTCCGCGGTAAGCCTGAGCACGTCGTCCAGTTCTTCCAGCAGCTCGCTTCGGAAGTCCAACAGCTTCTCGCCCGTTACGGTCTGCCTTCGCTGGAAGCCGCAACCGGACGTGCCGATCTTCTGGAGCAGGTCCGCTTCGATGGCGGTCTGGATCTGAAGCCGATGCTGGCCGTACCTACCGAAGGGGGCGCAGTTCGCTGGCAGGGAGGCCGCAATGATCGTCCGGTCTCGCGGCCTGCTGTCGACGAGGCTTGGGTTGCTCCGGCTATCGACGCCGCAAAGCAGGGGATGCCGTATCGTGTGCACTCCGACGTGGCGAACCGTGACCGCGCCATCGGTGCCCGCATCGCAGGCGAGCTGGCGCTGCTGAAGTCCCGCTCTGAGTCGCCGCTGCCTCGTCCGGACATCACGCTGAACCTGAACGGCACTGCCGGTCAGTCCTTCGGTTGCTTCGCGGTCGACGGTATGAAGCTCATCCTGGAAGGTCAGGCCAACGACTTCGTCGGCAAAGGGCTTGCAGGCGGTGAGATCATCCTGCGCGCCCGCGGTCTGGCGGCACAGGACTCCGGTCATCACGTCATCCTCGGCAACGTGGCTCTCTACGGCGCTACCAGTGGCACACTCTTCGCCGCCGGCCGCGCAGGCGAACGCTTTGCGGTCCGTAACTCCGGCGCCACTGCTGTGGTGGAAGGTATCGGCGACCACGGCTGCGAGTACATGACGGGCGGCATGGCTGTCATTCTCGGTAAGACCGGCATCAACTTCGGCGCCGGCATGACCGGCGGTATCGCCTGGGTGTACGACGCTGACGGTAGCTTCATGGCAACGAAGCGTTGCCATGAAGAGTTCCTGGCTCCTGAGACCTTCGAGCAGGCAGGCGAGCATGCGCAGATGCAGCTCCACGAACTGATCGAAGCACACGTGGAAAGGTCGAACAGCTCGCTGGCGAAAACTCTGCTGGCCGACTGGGCGAATGCATCGCAGAAGTTCATCCGCCTGGTGCCCAAGCCGCAGGCGTAA
- a CDS encoding class I SAM-dependent methyltransferase: MDLKEHWENVFKTKRPSEVSWYTPHLEHSLRWIRGEGLQKTAEIIDVGAGESTLIDDLLADGFTHLTALDLSASALAEVRHRLGAGAQSVTWVAGDVTEITLPEHHYDLWHDRAVFHFLVEQVRRERYVNEVKRALKAGGRILISTFGPEGPTRCSGLEVHRYDKDSLVAAFGEGFTLEDSELLMHETPTGKLQQFLCARFTFSGRRP; encoded by the coding sequence ATGGACCTCAAAGAACATTGGGAAAATGTATTCAAGACGAAACGTCCATCCGAGGTGAGCTGGTACACACCTCATCTTGAGCATTCTCTTCGCTGGATACGCGGAGAAGGCCTGCAAAAGACAGCCGAGATCATCGACGTTGGCGCCGGTGAATCCACGCTCATAGACGACCTGCTCGCAGATGGATTCACTCATCTCACAGCGCTCGATCTATCTGCGTCCGCGCTGGCGGAAGTCCGTCACCGGCTTGGCGCAGGCGCGCAGTCTGTGACATGGGTCGCAGGCGATGTGACGGAGATTACACTGCCGGAACACCACTACGATCTCTGGCACGATCGTGCTGTCTTCCACTTCCTGGTAGAACAGGTGCGCCGGGAGCGCTACGTCAACGAGGTGAAACGCGCACTTAAAGCAGGAGGCCGAATTTTGATTTCAACCTTCGGCCCGGAAGGTCCCACTCGCTGCAGCGGCCTCGAAGTACATCGCTACGACAAGGACTCTCTTGTTGCTGCCTTTGGTGAGGGCTTCACGCTCGAAGACTCGGAGCTTCTGATGCATGAGACTCCCACAGGCAAGCTGCAGCAGTTCCTCTGTGCTCGATTCACCTTCTCTGGTCGTCGACCTTGA
- a CDS encoding TetR/AcrR family transcriptional regulator yields MRYPPEHKAATHQKIVKDASRRIRTEGLTGAAVSTVMQDTGLTHGGFYKHFESKDELLLESLNEAFREITDRLLKAAKESRPEVAWKAIVTTYLQPEHCSQAENWCPLTALAPEMVRTSKEMKSRIFDELRNYKDLMQPFMPGRRTVDKERAFFVIFSTMIGAIQIARLLPDPALREKILANTRDFLLGTF; encoded by the coding sequence ATGCGATACCCGCCGGAGCACAAAGCTGCAACCCATCAGAAGATCGTGAAAGACGCCTCACGGCGAATTCGCACGGAAGGCCTGACTGGCGCTGCCGTTTCCACAGTGATGCAAGACACGGGTCTGACCCATGGCGGCTTCTATAAACATTTCGAGAGCAAGGATGAACTACTCCTCGAATCGTTAAACGAGGCTTTCCGCGAGATCACCGACCGTCTTTTGAAGGCCGCGAAAGAATCTCGTCCTGAGGTTGCGTGGAAGGCGATCGTAACAACCTATCTCCAGCCAGAACACTGCTCCCAGGCTGAGAACTGGTGCCCTCTGACCGCCCTCGCGCCCGAGATGGTGCGTACCAGCAAGGAGATGAAGAGCCGGATCTTCGACGAGCTTAGGAACTATAAGGACCTCATGCAGCCATTCATGCCGGGCCGTAGAACTGTCGACAAAGAACGCGCGTTTTTTGTGATCTTTTCTACGATGATCGGGGCAATTCAGATTGCCCGCTTGCTGCCGGACCCCGCGTTGCGAGAGAAGATACTGGCAAACACGAGGGATTTTCTACTGGGCACTTTCTGA